GTTGTCGGTCGGCTACCTGCCCCAGGAGCCGGAACTCGACCCGGACAAGTCCGTCCGCGACAACGTCCTGGCGGGCCTGGGGGAGACGGCGCAGCTCGTCGGCCGGTTCAACGAACTCACCGCCAAGCTGTCGGAGCCGATGGACGACGACGAGATGCAGCGGGTCTACGACGAGATGGGCGAGGTCCAGGACAAGATCGACGCCGCCGACGCCTGGGACCTCGACCGCAAGATCGAGATCGCGATGGACGCGTTGCGCGTACCGGATGCCGACGACGTGACCGTGCTCTCGGGCGGCGAGAAGCGTCGCGCGGCCCTGTGCAAGTTGCTGCTGTCGCGGCCGGACATCCTGCTGCTCGACGAGCCGACCAACCACCTCGACGCCGACACCGTGGCCTGGCTGCAGCGACACCTCGCCGACTACCCCGGCATGGTCGTGGCCATCACCCACGACCGCTACTTCCTCGACCAGGTGGCCGAGTGGATCCTCGAACTCGACCGTGGCAAGGGCCACCCGTTCGAGGGCAACTACTCCGGGTGGCTGGAGCAGAAGCGGGAGCGGCTGCGCCAGGAGGAGAAGGAGGAGTCGGGGCGCCAGCGTCAGCTCGCCGAGGAGGCGGAGTGGGTCAAGGCGTCGCCGCAGGGCCGGCGTACGAAGGCCAAGGCCCGCGTGCAGGCCTACGAGTCGCTGCTCAACCAGGACCGGCCCAAGCAGGTCACCAAGCCGATCATCATGATCCCCGAGGGGCCGCGCCTCGGTGACGTGGTCGTCGACGCCAAGGGCGTGATGAAGGGTTTCGGGGACAAGCTGTTGTACGAAGACCTCAACTTCACCCTGCCGCCGGGCGGGATCGTCGGCATCATCGGCCCCAACGGTGCCGGCAAGACGACCCTGTTCCGCATGATCGTCGGTGAGGAGACACCCGACGAGGGCGAGCTGCGGGTCGGCGAGACCGTGCAGCTGTCCTACGTCGACCAGTCCCGGCAGGCGCTGGCACCGGAGAAGACGGTCTTCGAGGAGATCACGGGCGGCGGGGACTGGATCCAACTCGGCAAGACCGAGATGGCGTCGCGCGCCTACGTCGCCGCGTTCGGGTTCACCGGCGGCGAGCAGCAGAAGAACGTCGGCTCGTGCTCGGGAGGGGAACGCAACCGCATCCACCTCGCCAAGCTGCTGCAGAACGAGGCAAACCTGCTGCTGCTCGACGAGCCGACCAACGACCTCGACGTCGACACGCTGCGCTCGCTCGAGTCGGCGCTGCTGGAGTTCGCGGGTTGTGCGGTGATCACCAGCCACGACCGGTGGTTCCTCGACAAGGTCGCCACCCACATCCTCGCGTTCGAGGGTGACTCGCAGGTCACCTGGTTCCCGGGCGGGTACTCGGAGTACGAAGAGGACCTGCGCCGCCGCAAGGGCGACGAGGCCCTCAACCCGACCCGGATCAAGTACCGCCCGCTCACCCGCCGCTCGTCCTGACGGCGACGACAGAACGAAGCGGGGCGGGCCCGGATGGGCCCGCCCCGCTCGTTGTGGTGGTGCTGGGTCAGCCCCTCGGACCTCCACCGGGCTGACCCGGTCGGCCCTGGCCCGTCACCATCCGGAACGGGTCGGATTCCCAGGTCTCCCAGTGGTCGGCGTTCCCGGCATCGCCGGTCGCGCGCAGCACCCGCAGTTCGAGGGTGTACTCGCCACTCGGGACCATGCGGTCGCCGCCGCTGCTTCCTCGGGCCACGCGGCCGTCCCAGGCGAAGGTCCGGCGCACGCCCGGCTGGGGACTGCGCGGGACGTAGCTGTGCTCGCCGACCAGGAACCGCTCGTCGTCGCCGACCTTGCTCGCCCACAGCTCGAGCCGCTGCGGGAAGTGGCCGAAGAACGGTGCGACGACCGGGTGGTCGCCCTGCGCCGGCCGGTAGACGTGGTCCGGTTCCGCGACCACGAGGCCGCCGTCTGCGCTGCGCGCCATGACGGGATCCACCTCGGCGAAGGTGCTCGGGTTCTGCCAATGACCGAGCAGTCCCATCTCGCCGACGTAGTCGCCGTCGAAGCCGACGTAGGGCACGCGCAGCGTCTGCCCGTGCTCGTCGTCGGGAGTCAGCACGACGTAGCCGCCGTACTGGTGGTTGGCGGCCCCGTACCCCGGCGCGGTGATGGCGACCGGAACCGGGACCGTCGCTCCGGCGGGCACGACCACCGTGTCCGGGGCGGTCAGTTCGGATCCGGGCAGGTAGGCGCTCGGTGTGAAGGTGCTGCCGGCCAAGCTGAGCGCACCCTCATGGCTGATCGCGTACGTCACGCTCTCGTCACCTCGATTGGTGACCAGCAGCTCCGTGACGGTCTCCGCGGCGTCGCGGAGCGCGAGCTGTGCCGGTGCGACCGACTGGTCGGCGAGCACCGCCTGGTCCACCTGGATCATGCCGGCACCCTGGCGGAACGTGTGCTCGAGGTAGCCGAACCCTGGCGCGAGCGACCACTCAGCCGGCTCGGCCGTGTTCTGCAGCCGGTCGCGGACCGCGAACGGGTCGAGGTCCGGTTCCGCCTCGAGCAGCAATGCGACGGCACCCGCGACGTGCGGTGCGGCCATCGAGGTGCCCGAGAGGCTGGCGTATCCGCCACGACCCAACGGGTAGGTCGAGACGATCAGCCCGCCCGGTGCCATGACGCTTGGTCCGAACGCGAGCTCGACGTCCTGGCCGTAGGAGGTGAACGACGAGGCCAGGCCCCCGGTCGGGTTGACCGCCGTGACCTGCTCGTCGGTGAACTGCAGGGTCACGGTCTCACCGTCGGTCAGCAGCTCGCGCAGCGCCTCCCCGGACGACAGGCTGATGCCCGCGCTCCAAATGCCGTCCCGGCCGTCGTCACCCACCGTGCCGGCGAACAGGCCGGCGGCGTTGTTGTGGATGATGACGCCGGTTGCGCCCGCGTCGGCGGCTGCCTCGTACTTCTCCGCGAAGGTGCAGGTACCACGGGTGATCAGGGCGACCTTGCCCGCGGGATCGCCCTCGAGGGTGTCACCTTCCGTTGCGGTGCAGGCGCGGCCGAGCCAGACCAGCTCCTCGGACTCGCCTTCGGTCGGCGGCAGTTCGGCGCCGGTCATCTCCATGTACGGGACCGGGTCGTCGAGTTGCTCGACGACGAACGCCCGCGCGTTGACGTGGGTGTTGTCCGCGCTGGCGACCGAGATGATGTCGTGGGCGTTGGCCGGCGCCGACAGCGTCCACAGGCCGTCGCCGCCACTGTTGCCGGCGGAGTTGACGACCACGACACCGTTGGCCGCGAGCGTGTTGCTGGCGGCGGTGGTCGGGTAGTCCTGGCCCCAGGCGAAGGCGGCGCCCAGCGACATGTTGACGATGTCCATGCCGTCGAGGTAGGCGTGCTCGAGCGCCTCGACGATCACGTCCGAGGTGGTCGAGCCGGGACCGAACACCTTGTAGGCGCCGAAGGTGACGCCGGGAGCGACACCGGTGACGCCGTCCTCGTCGGCGGCGCTGGCGCCGACGATGCCCGCCACGTGCGAACCGTGGCCCTGCGTGTCGCGCGGGTCCGGGTCGGGCTGTGGCGTCTGCGGCGCGTCGGGATCCGCCGGGTTGAAGGTCTCACCGACGTAGTCCCAGCCGTGCGTGATGCGCGGGTGGTCCATCGCGCGGGTGCTGGCGTCGGCCTCGATGCGGTTGGCGTCGTCGCCCTCACCGCCGAGGTCGGGGTGGTTGTAGTCGATGCCCGTGTCGATGATGGCCACCGAGAGGCCCTCGCCGGTCAGTCCGAGCTCGGACTGGGCGGCGTCGGCGCCGGTCATGCCGAGTGCGGTGCCCAGTTCCGGGCTGACGGACGTGGGTTCTGGTCGCTCGACCAGCGCCACGGGGTAGACCGCCTTGACGCTACGCAGGGTCGAGAGCGCGCCGGCCTCCGCGGCGTCCGCGCGGACGGTCATGCCGTTCCACAGCGTCCGGAAGTCCTTCTGTTGTTCGGCGCGCAGGCCCTCGGCGCGGGCCTCGGCCCGGAAGGCGTTGCGCTCGTTGTTCTGGGCGGCGCGGCTCCCACCGCGGCTCGTCGGCGCGGCCTCGAACTCGACGAACCAGAGGTCGTCGACGAACTCGGCCTCGCCGTCCCGGTCGGCGAGCTCCCACGGCATTGGTTGGGTCGGTTCGACCCGCGGTCCCGCGGCGCTCGCTGGTGCGGCCATGGCTGCGACCAGGGCACCGACGAGGAACGCGGGGCCGACGAACTTGCGGCTCCCTCTCATTGCATCCCCTCTTGTG
The Egicoccus sp. AB-alg6-2 DNA segment above includes these coding regions:
- the ettA gene encoding energy-dependent translational throttle protein EttA; the encoded protein is MAEYCFVMKGLTKTVPGGKEVLSNIWLSFLPGVKIGVIGPNGAGKSTLLRIMAGVDTHFEGEAWAARGLSVGYLPQEPELDPDKSVRDNVLAGLGETAQLVGRFNELTAKLSEPMDDDEMQRVYDEMGEVQDKIDAADAWDLDRKIEIAMDALRVPDADDVTVLSGGEKRRAALCKLLLSRPDILLLDEPTNHLDADTVAWLQRHLADYPGMVVAITHDRYFLDQVAEWILELDRGKGHPFEGNYSGWLEQKRERLRQEEKEESGRQRQLAEEAEWVKASPQGRRTKAKARVQAYESLLNQDRPKQVTKPIIMIPEGPRLGDVVVDAKGVMKGFGDKLLYEDLNFTLPPGGIVGIIGPNGAGKTTLFRMIVGEETPDEGELRVGETVQLSYVDQSRQALAPEKTVFEEITGGGDWIQLGKTEMASRAYVAAFGFTGGEQQKNVGSCSGGERNRIHLAKLLQNEANLLLLDEPTNDLDVDTLRSLESALLEFAGCAVITSHDRWFLDKVATHILAFEGDSQVTWFPGGYSEYEEDLRRRKGDEALNPTRIKYRPLTRRSS
- a CDS encoding S8 family serine peptidase, which gives rise to MRGSRKFVGPAFLVGALVAAMAAPASAAGPRVEPTQPMPWELADRDGEAEFVDDLWFVEFEAAPTSRGGSRAAQNNERNAFRAEARAEGLRAEQQKDFRTLWNGMTVRADAAEAGALSTLRSVKAVYPVALVERPEPTSVSPELGTALGMTGADAAQSELGLTGEGLSVAIIDTGIDYNHPDLGGEGDDANRIEADASTRAMDHPRITHGWDYVGETFNPADPDAPQTPQPDPDPRDTQGHGSHVAGIVGASAADEDGVTGVAPGVTFGAYKVFGPGSTTSDVIVEALEHAYLDGMDIVNMSLGAAFAWGQDYPTTAASNTLAANGVVVVNSAGNSGGDGLWTLSAPANAHDIISVASADNTHVNARAFVVEQLDDPVPYMEMTGAELPPTEGESEELVWLGRACTATEGDTLEGDPAGKVALITRGTCTFAEKYEAAADAGATGVIIHNNAAGLFAGTVGDDGRDGIWSAGISLSSGEALRELLTDGETVTLQFTDEQVTAVNPTGGLASSFTSYGQDVELAFGPSVMAPGGLIVSTYPLGRGGYASLSGTSMAAPHVAGAVALLLEAEPDLDPFAVRDRLQNTAEPAEWSLAPGFGYLEHTFRQGAGMIQVDQAVLADQSVAPAQLALRDAAETVTELLVTNRGDESVTYAISHEGALSLAGSTFTPSAYLPGSELTAPDTVVVPAGATVPVPVAITAPGYGAANHQYGGYVVLTPDDEHGQTLRVPYVGFDGDYVGEMGLLGHWQNPSTFAEVDPVMARSADGGLVVAEPDHVYRPAQGDHPVVAPFFGHFPQRLELWASKVGDDERFLVGEHSYVPRSPQPGVRRTFAWDGRVARGSSGGDRMVPSGEYTLELRVLRATGDAGNADHWETWESDPFRMVTGQGRPGQPGGGPRG